The Candidatus Binatia bacterium genomic interval AACAATACATTCAAGTCCTCTGCCGCCACCCTGGACTGTGGCTGGTCACTGACGGCTTTCTCCAGACGTGGCAGCTCGCGCTCGATGAATTCGCTGATGGCTGACATTCTCGGACCTTCGTCGAGTTCCGCTCCACTTTTCTTTAGTTCCAGTAGCTCGTCGATGGCGCAGCGAAGCTCAGGCGTCGAAACCGTCGCTTCCAATAATCTGCCGAATTCGATTGGGACTGGCCCGAGATCTTGCTCGATCCAGCGCATAGCCAACAAGGGCCGCAGGACGTAAAAGTACTTTTTCCGCCACACGGTATCTCCACGCAAGTACTCGCGCACGTTTCCTTTGGCCATATGGAGGTAATGGAAGAAGGTCGCCTTGGGCGAATAAAAAACAGGAACCGGGCCCCGAAGCTTTGCGGCGAATGAAAATCGCTCCTGATAAACAATAGGACACTGCAGCCATTCAAGCAGCGGCGGATTCGACTTCCGAAAGAGCTTCAAGGCTTTTCGAACGTCCCAGCCGCTCAAGTCAATGTCGTTGCTAATGGGCCGCTCGACCACATCCCGCCGCGCTTCCAGATCAACGGAGAGATACCATTCGGGCCGGTGCACGTAGATAAAGCGGACATCATAGTCGCTGTCGGTAGAGGGAAAGCCCCAGGCGCGGCTTCCTGACTCGACGGCCAACAATGTCACCACATCCTCATGTTCTTCTATCAAGGCGATTTCAGCTTGAATGGCAGCGGTAGTAGTATCGGTCATGCCCTAGCATACGAAGAAAACGTGATGCGGTCTACCGGAGTCATGACCCTTTCAAGCTCTCCAATACGTGCTCGACGCTTCCCCGGATCGGAATTTTCGTGTCGTCTCAAGCAGGTCTAAAAGTCTGAATTTTTAAACCAAAGTGACATTTGCCATGTTTTCGCAATTGCGAAAACGTGATAAGCATCGCGGTCGTGGAAGAGATGAGCTACAGACAGTCGCGGCTAAGATGGCCGGTCTTCCTATTGAATTCGATCGGCTGCGCGTTAACGTATAAGGGTTCCCGAACAGAGTGTGTTCCCGCGAAAGGACCGGACCATGGCTAAATGGTTTTTCGAGCCGAGACATACGGCGGCGGAGTTCAGCGTGCGTCACATGATGGTGACGTTCGTCCGCGGCCATTTTAAAAACGTTCACGGCACCCTCGTTTTCGATCCGGCGAATCCGCGGGCCGCGTCCGTCGAGGTCGCGATCGACGCTGCCGGTATTTGGACCGGGGAAGCGGACCGCGACGCTCATCTCAAGAGCGCGGATTTTCTCGACGTGGAAAAACATCCCAAGATCACCTTCAAAGGCAATCGCGTCGAGCTTGTCGGTGCGAACGAAGCCGTTCTCACGGGTGAGCTGACAATCCGCGGCGTGACCCGCACCGTGCCGCTGCGCGTTCAATATCTGGGTCAATGGCAGACTCCCTGGTGGGAAGACGGGGTGGATAAGGGGCCAAAGACGAGGGCCGGCTTTGTCGCTACGACGTCCATCAACCGGCACGACTTCGGCGTGAGCTGGAACGGGACTTTGGACAGGGGAGGTGTCGTCGTCGGCAACAGGGTTGAGATCACGATCGACGCCGAAGCGATTCTACAGGAGCCGTGAGAAGATGAGCAAGATAAATGTCCGATACATCGTCAACGATGTCGACGCGGCGATTCCATTCTATACGAACATGCTCGGTTTCAAGCTCGAGATGCATCCGGCGCCGGGCTTCGCGAGCCTATCGCGCGGGAATTTACAGCTATTGCTCAATAGACCCGGAGCTGGCGGAGCCGGGCAAGCGATGCCCGAAGGCCAGCGTCCTCAACCGGGCGGGTGGAACCGTATTCAGATTGAAGTCGACGATCTCGAAGCGACCGTCCAGAAGTTGAAGAGCGCAGGAGCGCGGTTTCGCAATGAGATCGTGACCGGCAACGGAGGCAAGCAGATCCTTATCGAGGATCCGTCCGGCAACCCGATCGAACTCTTCCAACCATTCTGAAACAATCGGCTGCGCGCCACGGCATTGGACTGGAAGTTTCAGCTAGCCGTTCCAACCGTAGAGTCTCATGGGATTGGCGCGCATGATCTTATCCTTCTGCTTGTCCGAGATATCTTTTCTGCCCATCACCGTAGACACCATATACGGAAAGCCGCCGTCCCAGTGCGGGTAGTCGGAAGCGAAAAGTATCCCATCTTCTCCGATCCGTTCCATCACGTAGGGAAGAGTGCTTTCTTCCGGTTCGGTGGCATAGAACCAATTTCCTCGTGTCATGTACTCGCTGGGTTTGGCCTTGAGCAGCGGGGCTTCGCACCGCCTTTTTTCCCATTCCTCGTCCATTCGGTCCATCCAGTAGGGCACCCAACCGCAGCCGCACTCCAGGAACGCGACGCGCAAATCCGGAAACTTTTCCGGCACGCCTCCGTAGACCAACGCGCTGCAATCGAGCAGCGTTTCAAAAGGCCGGCCGATGGTGTGACGGAATAAAAATGTGTCGAAGCGGATTTCACCGGCGGGTCCCTGGCGCGAGTTGTGAATCAGCAATGGCGCATTGAGTCTTTGGAGTTCTTGGTAAATGGGCCAGTAAATCGGCTGACCGATATGTTCTTTCATGCCGAACGTGCCGACGGTGACTCCGACCAGGCCGAGGCCGCTGACGGCGCGGTTCGTTTCGGCAACGGCGGCGGGCACGTCCTGGAACGGGACCAGACCGACGCCTTTGAGGCGAGGGCTTTCCGCGCAAATGCTCGCGACCCAATTGTTATACGCCCGGCAAAACGCCGCCGCGTAGTCTTTCTCCGGCGACATCGTTATGCCGAAGCCGCCGGTGGGAAAAAGCACCGAAACATCGATCCCCTCGATGTCCATGTCGCGAAGGCGGCTCGACACATCCGTGATGTTCAAGCCGAGCTTTCCGTACATGCTCGAATCCCAGACGTCGTTGGGAAGGAGCGGACCCTGGCGTCTGCGAAAGGGCTCTTCCATAAATTTACGAATGTCCGCGTCCCGGTCCCTCACGTGGCCGTCGGCGTCGATGACCTTTACGCTTTCTAGATTTGTAGGTGCCATGCTCTCTCCTTACTATTTAAGCCACGGATGGTCGTAGCTCTCATTAACCTCTAGCTGTCATACGGGAAGGTTCCGTTTTCAGCCAACGCCTTACCATAGCCGGAATCGGGAGATCAATGGGTCGTTGACGGTTGCTCGTCCGGCGCGAGCGGCTCACGATGACCGAGTGACGACGCTTTCACGTTTTCGCATTGCGAAAATGCGGCAAACCTCGTTGAACGTTTGAACTTAAGGGCGGTCCGGACTAGAAGTGAGGAAAGTTCGGCTTTGACGTCCAAACCTGGAGGTGCGTGATGGGACGTGTACACCGTCTGTCGCTTGCCGTCTTATTAACCTTCGCTTCATTCTGGATCCGCGCCGCATCGGCCGCGACGATCGACGAGGTGATCGCGGGGGCAAAAAAAGAAGGCGTGCTGGAGCTTCATGCGGCTTCCACTCTGGGCCCCGCCGGCGCGCCGGCGCTCGCCGCCGCCTTCAACAAAAAACACGGCCTCAATCTGAAAGTGAACTACCATCCTTCGGGCAATATGACGCGCGACGTCGCGAAGATCGTCGGGCTCGCCGCCTCGGGCGTCGCGCCGGAATGGTACCTGATGGTCGTGACCGACGCCCATCACGGCTCGCTCTGGGTGCGCAAACTTCACATCCCGTTCGACTACAAAAGTCTCGGCGTCGATCCGAACGCCGTCCAATACGACTCCGGCACGGTGTCCATCGCCAATCAGATGATTCTTCCCGCGTACAACAAAAAAACCCTGGCCGTCAAAGACGTGCCCAGGAAATGGGACGATCTTCTCGATCCCAAGTGGAAAGACGGCAAGCTCGGCGTGCTCAGCTCGACACACCACTGGGCGCGCCTTGCCGCCGGTCCCTGGGGAGAGGAAAAGACGACCGATTTCGTCAAGAAGCTCGCCGCCTTGAAGCCAATGCTCGGCCGCGGCGGGGAAATCGCCCAGCGCCTGCTCCTGGGGGAGATTTTAATCTCCGCCACGATGCATGACGATCAGATCCAGGACCAGGCGGAAAAACAGTCTCCGCTCGTTTTCGCCGCAGAGGTGCAACCCGTTATCTCGGCCGAATACCACGCGGGAGTTCTCAAAGGCGCGCTGCACCCCAACGCCGCCCATCTGTTTGCCGCCTTTCTAACGACGGCGGAAGCCCAGCAGTTCTTAGACAAACATCTCGGGCTCAGCTCGGTTCATGTGAAAGGCACCCGGGCGCACAAGTTCGCGCAGGGAAAAGAACTGGTGTTCATGAAGCAGGACAAAGCGCAGATGATCGACAAGCTTTCCCGGGAATACGGCAAGATACTGGGCTTCGATTGACGGTAGAGGTCGTAGCCCGCGCTGAAGTAGAGATTCCTCGTATCAAACTCGACAAAGAGTCTCCGATGCTTCCCTCGGCTCGGATTTTTCGAGTTATCCTCAGCACATCTAAAATCCCGATTCTTTGAACGAAGGACATTGATCACGTTTTCGCAATTGCGAAAACGTGGCAAGCATCGCCGCTCAAGCCCGCGGCGGTTTTTGCTGTCAATCAAGAGTCAAATCAATTAAAATTGTGACAATGGAACTGAGCCCGCAGATCCTCGTACCCGTTGTCATCGTCGCAGCGGCGATCGTTATTTTCGTCCTGCGCCGGATGAGCGAAGTGGCGGCGCCTAAACGGCCGGCGCCGAGCGAAATGTCTGCCCATGAAGAGGCGCCGCCGCTTCAGGACGAGGACCGTGTTCTGATCACTCATCCGCTCATTCGTCGGGCTGCCGAGAGGGCCTTGGCCCAGGGAGGCGGGCGCGCAAAATTCATAGACCGAGACGGCGATGGGATCTACTTCAACTTCGGCCGCATCGAAGATCCCGTTCAGCGTAAGAATGCCGTGGAATTAATCAGAAGTATCCCAAACGGCGGGCAAGTAGACATGGTTCAAGTTATCCAGTTGATCCGCCGCCTTTTCAATAAATAACCGTCGTTCAGCTCTCTACAAACTCGCCTTCTTCCCTTCGACTGTGCGATGCTCGTGAGTCACGCGGCGCCGGTCGAACGCGCACGACGGTTGTAACGGATCGAGTCCACAAACGCGGTAACTATGAATCCCGCTCCGATCAGCCCGGTGACAACCTCGGGAATATGGTTTACCGCGTTTAGAAACATCATTACCGCCAAGGCGATGATCGCGTAGAAAGCGCCGTGCTCGAGGTAGCGATAGGACGCGAGCGTCTCGCGCTCCACGAGCATGATCGTCAGGCTCCGGACGAACATGGCGCCCACGCCGAGGCCGATACCAATGATGAAAAGGTTGTTCGACAGCGCGAAGGCGCCGATCACGCCGTCGAAGCTGAAGCTCGCGTCCAGCACTTCGAGGTAGAGGAACGCCGCCGCGCCCGATTGCACCACTTCTCCGGTGACCTCCGACTCCACGTTGAGCACCGCCGAAACGCCGTCCACTGCGATGTAGGTCACGAGGCCGAAGATTCCGGCGATGAGAAATTCGAACCGCTCGTGCCCAAGAAGCCAGGTCGAGACGAAATAGAGCAGTAGCAGGACCAGGCCCAGTTCCACTGCCTCGATCCGCCCGAGGCGTGTCAGCGGACGCTCGATGACGTTGATCCAGTGGACGTCCTTTTCGTGATTTAAAAAATGTTTGAGGCCGACCATCGCGAGGAACGCGCCGCCGAAAGCCGAGACGGTAACGTGCGCGCCGGTAAGTACGCGCGAGTAGCGGTCCGGGTCCGTGACCGCCATCACCAGCGCCGAAACGGGATCGATGCGCGTGATGATCGCGACGATGGCCAGCGGAAAGACAACCCGCATGCCGAGCACCGCAATGGCGATCCCCCAGGTGATGAAACGGCGCCGCCACGCGGGAGCCATCTTCTTCAGCACCACGGCATTCACGACCGCGTTGTCGAACGACAGCGAGACCTCGAGAATCGCCAGCACCGCTACGATGAACACGGTCGATAGGACGCCGGGCCAGCTGTGGGTTGTACCCCAGCCGAGAAAAGCCCCGAGACCGAGTCCGGCGGCGGTAACCAAGAATGAGTTGCGAAAATAACCCATAGCGGTTCGTTTGTATGGGTGTCGAATAACGCAATCGGCGGGTACAGTCCAGCGCTATTTCAAAGCCGTCAGCGCCATTCGTGCTTGGGATATTTTCGTTGTAGTTGTTGTTTGAGCTTCGGATAGGTTTCACGCCAGAAAAGCGCCAGGTTCTCGGTCACCTGCACCGGTCGGTTGCTCGGCGCGAGAACTTGAATGCGGACGGAAATGCGGCGGTTGGCGATCCAGAGACCTTCTTTGATGCCGTATAAATCCTGGATGCGCGCCGCAATCGTCGGCGGCGCGTCGAGGGAGTAGGCGACCTTCACGCTGCGGCCGCCCGGCAACTTAATCCGCTCGGGCGCATACTCTTCTATCCATGTCTGCTGCTGCCGCGAGAGCCATGATTTGACGACGGGTAAAACCGGGCGATCTTTGATTTCGCTGTAGCTCGTCGCGCCGTGGCAAATGTGCTCGAGCATGGCGGCCCGGTCCTTTTCTCCGATGGCGGGGAGTCCCAACTCCGGCATCCATTCGCGCAGTTTATTGACGCGCAGGATCCACTGCTCGACGGCTTCGTTCCAGTTTTGAAGCGTCAGACGACCGACCGCGATCTCACGCGCCAGAATCTTTGCCGCTTTCTCGGCCGGCGGATCGTCGGCGAGCGTCTCTTCCAGAACCAGATCGCGGAAGCGAGTTTCGTTGCGGGCGACGACGCGCTTCAATGCCGCGTCATATGCGACGGCGCGAACTTGCTTAAAATCATCCGGAAAAAGCTCGCGCAGCCACTCTTCCTTGACGGCCGTGGCGAGATTCAGCACCACGTTCAAGTTCCGCTCCCGGCCGCCGCCGCTTTCCACCTCGCGCACCTCGGAGACGACGAAGAGCGGCGCTTTCACGACGCTCTCGCGCGCCAACACGCCGCGCCGGCCGTGCACCAGTTCGCAGCGTTGCGAGCCGTCCAGCCGCTTTGCGACTTGGTCGGAAAAACCGACCAGAACGCAGCGCTGTACGGCGGCTATCACATCCTCCGTGACCGGCTTCTCACCGACGTCCAACCCCTCGTCCTTGGCGATGCGCAAGAACTGCTCGAACAGCGGTCCGACCTGACGCGCCGCCTGGGCGTTCACGCCCATGCGGCGACAGCGCTCGACGTGATACCCGTTGCGGTCGGCGTAGCGCCACGCGCGCATCAGCACGAAGAAATCCGACTCTGTCTCGGCGCCGAATTGCTCGTCGCGCGCGTCGTCAACCTGCTTTCCTTTTTGGCGCACGAGCAAATCCCGCCCTTGCGTCAGCGCGGCGATCAACGCGACCGGACGCACACAATCATATTCCTGGGCAGCGAGCAGCATGCGCGCGTAGCGCGGATGCACGGGAAACCCGAGCATGCGCCGTCCGAGCGCCGTGATCGCGCCCGTCACGCCGTCGACCGCTCCCAGGTCGGTGAGCAGGGTCTCGGCGCGCTCCAGCGCGCGCGCATCGGGAGCCTCCAGCCAGCGGAATGTCTTCACGTCGTTCACGCCGCCGGCCTTGAGCGTGAGGATGACTTCCGACAATTCCAGCCGCTGCACTTCCGGGATCTCCTGGAGCGGCCGCGCGCTCTGCTCATGCGCCGTCCATAAGCGCAAGCAATGTCCCGGCGCGGTGCGTCCCGCGCGGCCGGCGCGCTGGTCGGCGGCGGCGCGGCTGATTTTTTCTACCAGCAACGTGTTGATGCCGCGATACGGGTCATGGCGGGGAATACGCGCCAAACCGTTGTCGATCACCAGGCGCACGCCGTCGATCGTGAGCGAGGTTTCGGCGACGTTGGTCGCGACGACGACCTTACGCCTGTCGTAGCGCGCGATCGCCGCGTCCTGATCGCGCGGCGGCAACTCGCCGTGCAAGGGAAAGACGACGAACTGCGGGCCGAGCGCGTCGCGCGCGGCCTGGACGGCGCGCGCGATCTCGTACGCCCCGGGCATGAAAACAAGCGCGTCGCCTCGAGGATGCTCGCGCACCAGGCGTTGGAGCTCTCTGACGGCAAGCTCCCATACGGGCGCGTTACCGACGGGCTTGGCGAGATACTCGATGGCGACGGGATGGGCGCGTCCTTCCGAGGACAACAGCGCGCACGGCTGGAGATATTTCTCTATCGACGCGACGTCCAACGTCGCCGACATGACGACGATGATGAGATCGGGCCGGGTCGATTGCTGGATTTCGAGCGCGCGCGCCAGACTGATGTCACCGTAGAGATGCCGCTCGTGAAATTCGTCGAAGATGATCGCGCCGACGCCCTTCAATTCAGGATCGGCCAGCATCCGGCGCAGCAGCACACCTTCGGTCTCATAACAGATGCGCGTGGCGGCGGAGGTTACGTTCTCCAGCCGCATCTGATAGCCGACTTCGGCGCCGAGCTTCACGCCGCGCGACTCGGCGACCCATTTGGCGAGGAGTCGCGTGGGGAGGCGGCGTGGCTGCAAGACGGTCACCCGACCGTCGATCAAATTGACGAGCATCTGCGGCACCTGCGTCGATTTGCCCGAGCTGGTCGGCGCGGTTAGAACCAAACGCTTCTGCGTCGTCAGGGTTTCGAGTAACCGCTGCTCGATCTCGAATATGGGTAAGTCCGTCTTTCGCATCGCTCGC includes:
- a CDS encoding nucleotidyltransferase domain-containing protein; the protein is MTDTTTAAIQAEIALIEEHEDVVTLLAVESGSRAWGFPSTDSDYDVRFIYVHRPEWYLSVDLEARRDVVERPISNDIDLSGWDVRKALKLFRKSNPPLLEWLQCPIVYQERFSFAAKLRGPVPVFYSPKATFFHYLHMAKGNVREYLRGDTVWRKKYFYVLRPLLAMRWIEQDLGPVPIEFGRLLEATVSTPELRCAIDELLELKKSGAELDEGPRMSAISEFIERELPRLEKAVSDQPQSRVAAEDLNVLFRNTLDEVWRSQPRRL
- a CDS encoding YceI family protein, with translation MAKWFFEPRHTAAEFSVRHMMVTFVRGHFKNVHGTLVFDPANPRAASVEVAIDAAGIWTGEADRDAHLKSADFLDVEKHPKITFKGNRVELVGANEAVLTGELTIRGVTRTVPLRVQYLGQWQTPWWEDGVDKGPKTRAGFVATTSINRHDFGVSWNGTLDRGGVVVGNRVEITIDAEAILQEP
- a CDS encoding VOC family protein, with product MSKINVRYIVNDVDAAIPFYTNMLGFKLEMHPAPGFASLSRGNLQLLLNRPGAGGAGQAMPEGQRPQPGGWNRIQIEVDDLEATVQKLKSAGARFRNEIVTGNGGKQILIEDPSGNPIELFQPF
- a CDS encoding amidohydrolase family protein, whose translation is MAPTNLESVKVIDADGHVRDRDADIRKFMEEPFRRRQGPLLPNDVWDSSMYGKLGLNITDVSSRLRDMDIEGIDVSVLFPTGGFGITMSPEKDYAAAFCRAYNNWVASICAESPRLKGVGLVPFQDVPAAVAETNRAVSGLGLVGVTVGTFGMKEHIGQPIYWPIYQELQRLNAPLLIHNSRQGPAGEIRFDTFLFRHTIGRPFETLLDCSALVYGGVPEKFPDLRVAFLECGCGWVPYWMDRMDEEWEKRRCEAPLLKAKPSEYMTRGNWFYATEPEESTLPYVMERIGEDGILFASDYPHWDGGFPYMVSTVMGRKDISDKQKDKIMRANPMRLYGWNG
- a CDS encoding extracellular solute-binding protein; this translates as MGRVHRLSLAVLLTFASFWIRAASAATIDEVIAGAKKEGVLELHAASTLGPAGAPALAAAFNKKHGLNLKVNYHPSGNMTRDVAKIVGLAASGVAPEWYLMVVTDAHHGSLWVRKLHIPFDYKSLGVDPNAVQYDSGTVSIANQMILPAYNKKTLAVKDVPRKWDDLLDPKWKDGKLGVLSSTHHWARLAAGPWGEEKTTDFVKKLAALKPMLGRGGEIAQRLLLGEILISATMHDDQIQDQAEKQSPLVFAAEVQPVISAEYHAGVLKGALHPNAAHLFAAFLTTAEAQQFLDKHLGLSSVHVKGTRAHKFAQGKELVFMKQDKAQMIDKLSREYGKILGFD
- a CDS encoding DUF475 domain-containing protein, yielding MGYFRNSFLVTAAGLGLGAFLGWGTTHSWPGVLSTVFIVAVLAILEVSLSFDNAVVNAVVLKKMAPAWRRRFITWGIAIAVLGMRVVFPLAIVAIITRIDPVSALVMAVTDPDRYSRVLTGAHVTVSAFGGAFLAMVGLKHFLNHEKDVHWINVIERPLTRLGRIEAVELGLVLLLLYFVSTWLLGHERFEFLIAGIFGLVTYIAVDGVSAVLNVESEVTGEVVQSGAAAFLYLEVLDASFSFDGVIGAFALSNNLFIIGIGLGVGAMFVRSLTIMLVERETLASYRYLEHGAFYAIIALAVMMFLNAVNHIPEVVTGLIGAGFIVTAFVDSIRYNRRARSTGAA
- the hrpB gene encoding ATP-dependent helicase HrpB, which gives rise to MRKTDLPIFEIEQRLLETLTTQKRLVLTAPTSSGKSTQVPQMLVNLIDGRVTVLQPRRLPTRLLAKWVAESRGVKLGAEVGYQMRLENVTSAATRICYETEGVLLRRMLADPELKGVGAIIFDEFHERHLYGDISLARALEIQQSTRPDLIIVVMSATLDVASIEKYLQPCALLSSEGRAHPVAIEYLAKPVGNAPVWELAVRELQRLVREHPRGDALVFMPGAYEIARAVQAARDALGPQFVVFPLHGELPPRDQDAAIARYDRRKVVVATNVAETSLTIDGVRLVIDNGLARIPRHDPYRGINTLLVEKISRAAADQRAGRAGRTAPGHCLRLWTAHEQSARPLQEIPEVQRLELSEVILTLKAGGVNDVKTFRWLEAPDARALERAETLLTDLGAVDGVTGAITALGRRMLGFPVHPRYARMLLAAQEYDCVRPVALIAALTQGRDLLVRQKGKQVDDARDEQFGAETESDFFVLMRAWRYADRNGYHVERCRRMGVNAQAARQVGPLFEQFLRIAKDEGLDVGEKPVTEDVIAAVQRCVLVGFSDQVAKRLDGSQRCELVHGRRGVLARESVVKAPLFVVSEVREVESGGGRERNLNVVLNLATAVKEEWLRELFPDDFKQVRAVAYDAALKRVVARNETRFRDLVLEETLADDPPAEKAAKILAREIAVGRLTLQNWNEAVEQWILRVNKLREWMPELGLPAIGEKDRAAMLEHICHGATSYSEIKDRPVLPVVKSWLSRQQQTWIEEYAPERIKLPGGRSVKVAYSLDAPPTIAARIQDLYGIKEGLWIANRRISVRIQVLAPSNRPVQVTENLALFWRETYPKLKQQLQRKYPKHEWR